Below is a genomic region from Tumebacillus amylolyticus.
CTTCCCCTGTGGAACGGCACACCCAAGGCAAATCAGAGCGCCGAGCAAGTTCCCCCACCGCTTCAACCACGCAAGCCAAAGCGATGCAGAAGCCCTCGGCTCCCGCGACAGGGCGAGGAGGGCTGTCCCCTCAACATCTTATGCAGATGCAGAAGACCGTAGGCAACCGTTCCGTTGCCCGCTATCTCGCCGCCGCGCAGAGAAAGCAACAGGTCGTCCAAGGGAAGTTTGAGTTCGGTGGAAAGTCCTACGACAAAGGAACGCTTGAGGACGATGACGTCGCCGACCCCGAGGGTTCGGAGGGCAAGATCACCAAGTACCAGTCGGATTCGAACCTGCCGACTTTTTACGGCGTGCTCAAATCGATTTTTCAGGACAATCTCAATCCGAACGCGTTTCCCACGAGCAAAGACTTGGGCGAGAACATCGACCGGCCTCATTCGGTATCCGCCACGTTGAACAAGCAAAGCCAGCCGGACGCCCGCCAAGGCAATCCGGTGGTCACCGCGATCGGCCGCTTGGGGAACGAAGAGTTGCTTTTGCGAGACGGGTTTGACAAAGCACGTGCAACGGCGTATGACGGCGGGCATCTCGTCGGCTATCAAGTTCTGGGCGGCTCCAATGCGGACAGAGCGTGGAACGTGGCTCCGCAAGATCGCGAGAACAACCAAGGGGCGTACAACTACACGATTGAACAGATGTTGCGCAAAGCCAAAAAAGGAACGGTCATCTCCTACACCGTCGAACTGGGCTACAAGAGTCTGAACTTCTCCGTCGACCAGAACCAATTGCTGGAACACAAAGTCATCTTCAAACTCGACGACACCAAGCCGTGGGAAATTCAACTCCCCTCCCGCATCCCGTACAAATGGGAAGCGTCTGCGCAGATTACGAACCAAGGCGGTTCCTTCGGAGCACCTGCCGTTGACAACAGCAACGGAGATGACGACATGAGCCGGACGTACAAGCAGTTGACGAACAACTTGGACAACGACAAACTCGTTCATGACGATTCGCAATACACCGCGCGCTACATGCTCAAGTTCGGAGACAAAGACGCGCAAGACATGAAGCACGACGACGCCATCTCCGACATTTCAAAGGTACGTTCGGTCAACTACCGCATGATGCAAGTCCAACCGGAAGAGCGCGACCTCAAGGGCAAGCCGATTGACTGGAAAGGTCCGGAGAAGACCAACTACGGCGAAGTCAAACTGAATGAAACCACGCTCCAAGAAATTTTGGATCTCGAAAAAGAACTCAATCAGTTGTTGCAAGACGTGAAGGGCGACGAAGAGCAGTTCCAAAATGACGATGCGTACATGAAAGAGTTGAATGAACTCCCCGATGACAGTGTATCTACGGAACAAGCATACGGAATGGGCGTGAATTTCCTCGAGATCATGCCTGAAGCCAACGAGTTGCAGTTCTTAACCACCGAGGCGTTGCGCTTCCAACTGATGCAGTCTGATGATAACGCGATGCGGGATGAGATTGAACTCGAACTGAAAAAAGCCCAAGACCCACTCGATGACAAAACTCCGCAAAAACAACTCCTCTTGCGCAAAGTGATCACGAAAACGCACATCCGCCGACTCCAAATGGTGAAAGCGAACCGAGCGCAGCGCAAGGATTTGCACGGGAAAGTGAAACTCAAACGAAAAGCCTTCCAAGGCCTGATTCACAACGTCATCGCACTCAATACGTTGAAAGGCAAGAAATATACGATCAGTTCGGCAGAGAAACGGAAAATCTCCGGCCTGTTCGACTTGCCCCGCGGGGAGCGTTCTCCCTCGAAGATCCTCAAGAAATACCGGGTGAAATTCAAGTAATGACGCAAAAAAAGACTCGGACGCTCAGGGCGTTCCGAGTCTCTTTTTTTCATCTCGTCGTTACTCTTCC
It encodes:
- a CDS encoding DNA/RNA non-specific endonuclease produces the protein MERHTQGKSERRASSPTASTTQAKAMQKPSAPATGRGGLSPQHLMQMQKTVGNRSVARYLAAAQRKQQVVQGKFEFGGKSYDKGTLEDDDVADPEGSEGKITKYQSDSNLPTFYGVLKSIFQDNLNPNAFPTSKDLGENIDRPHSVSATLNKQSQPDARQGNPVVTAIGRLGNEELLLRDGFDKARATAYDGGHLVGYQVLGGSNADRAWNVAPQDRENNQGAYNYTIEQMLRKAKKGTVISYTVELGYKSLNFSVDQNQLLEHKVIFKLDDTKPWEIQLPSRIPYKWEASAQITNQGGSFGAPAVDNSNGDDDMSRTYKQLTNNLDNDKLVHDDSQYTARYMLKFGDKDAQDMKHDDAISDISKVRSVNYRMMQVQPEERDLKGKPIDWKGPEKTNYGEVKLNETTLQEILDLEKELNQLLQDVKGDEEQFQNDDAYMKELNELPDDSVSTEQAYGMGVNFLEIMPEANELQFLTTEALRFQLMQSDDNAMRDEIELELKKAQDPLDDKTPQKQLLLRKVITKTHIRRLQMVKANRAQRKDLHGKVKLKRKAFQGLIHNVIALNTLKGKKYTISSAEKRKISGLFDLPRGERSPSKILKKYRVKFK